From the genome of Parazoarcus communis, one region includes:
- a CDS encoding L-threonylcarbamoyladenylate synthase: protein MSASKAAPAPARGLIEPPTLTAIQRAADLLRAGDIVGMPTETVYGLGADALNPEAVARIFAAKGRPADHPLIVHLPDASHMTRWASSIPKEAIALARAFWPGPLTLILKREAGVPDEVTGGQDTVGLRVPSHSIALALLQVFDSGIAAPSANRFGRISPTTAAHVQEELGDKVAMVLDGGACAVGIESTILDFSRDTPEILRPGAITADDIARIIGRRPRVRGEADAGSAAAPKAGPDENTPRVSGALAAHYAPATPLKMLAAAQLVEEAATLAGEGSRVAVLAHSVADPHDARFIWHAASADVAAYGHDLYASLRELDASGADFILLEGLPADDAWRAIADRLGRAVVGSGADQDET, encoded by the coding sequence ATGAGCGCATCGAAAGCCGCGCCTGCCCCGGCGCGTGGCCTCATCGAGCCGCCCACGCTCACTGCCATTCAGCGCGCGGCCGATTTGCTGCGTGCAGGCGACATCGTCGGCATGCCGACCGAAACCGTCTACGGGCTGGGGGCGGATGCGCTCAACCCTGAAGCGGTCGCAAGAATTTTTGCGGCAAAGGGGCGTCCGGCCGATCATCCGCTGATCGTTCATCTGCCCGATGCCAGCCACATGACGCGTTGGGCCTCGAGCATTCCGAAAGAAGCGATTGCGCTGGCCCGCGCGTTCTGGCCCGGCCCGCTCACCCTCATCCTGAAACGCGAAGCCGGCGTGCCGGACGAAGTGACGGGTGGTCAGGATACGGTTGGCCTGCGTGTGCCCTCGCATTCGATCGCGCTCGCGCTGCTGCAGGTGTTCGACTCCGGCATTGCTGCGCCAAGCGCCAACCGTTTCGGCCGCATCAGTCCGACCACGGCCGCCCATGTTCAGGAAGAGCTCGGCGACAAGGTGGCGATGGTGCTCGACGGCGGCGCCTGTGCAGTGGGCATTGAGTCCACCATTCTCGACTTCTCGCGCGACACACCCGAGATCCTGCGCCCCGGCGCGATCACCGCAGACGACATTGCACGCATCATTGGCCGTCGGCCGCGCGTGCGTGGTGAGGCCGATGCAGGCAGTGCCGCTGCGCCGAAGGCCGGGCCCGATGAGAATACGCCCCGCGTGTCAGGTGCCCTCGCTGCACACTACGCACCGGCAACTCCGCTCAAAATGCTGGCCGCTGCGCAACTCGTTGAAGAGGCCGCAACCCTGGCAGGGGAGGGCAGTCGCGTAGCCGTGCTGGCCCACTCCGTCGCTGATCCGCATGATGCACGTTTCATCTGGCATGCAGCGTCGGCTGATGTGGCCGCCTACGGGCACGATCTCTATGCCAGTCTGCGCGAACTCGACGCCAGCGGTGCAGACTTCATCCTGCTCGAAGGGCTGCCGGCGGACGACGCCTGGCGAGCCATCGCCGACCGCCTCGGCCGCGCTGTCGTCGGCTCGGGTGCTGACCAGGATGAAACCTGA